The following proteins are encoded in a genomic region of Glycine soja cultivar W05 chromosome 17, ASM419377v2, whole genome shotgun sequence:
- the LOC114393638 gene encoding lysosomal Pro-X carboxypeptidase: MEEHRLSLRMSTLVFTLSIIIIVLSYPAQPLALNHSPKFLGKFAATARTHSNSEPPPQFHYEKRYFQQRLDHFSFSELPTFPQRYLISTEHWVGPHRLGPIFFYCGNEGDIEWFAQNTGFVWEIAPRFGAMVVFPEHRYYGESVPYGSAEEAYKNATTLSYLTAEQALADFSVLITYLKHNYSAKDCPVVLFGGSYGGMLAAWMRLKYPHIAVGALASSAPILQFEDIVPPETFYDLVSNAFKRESFTCFNYIKQSWNEIASTGQTNNGLELLTKTFNLCQKLKRTKDLYDWAEAAYSYLAMVNYPYPAEFMMTLPEHPIREVCRRIDGGPAGTSILERIYEGVNVYYNYTGEAKCFELDDDPHGMSGWEWQACTEMVMPMSSSQESSMFPPYEYNYTSIQAECLKKFGVKPRPRWITTEFGGHDIHATLKKFGSNIIFSNGLLDPWSGGGVLQNISESVVSLVTEEGAHHIDLRSSTKNDPDWLVEQRETEIKLIEGWISDYHQKNEAMFDM; this comes from the exons ATGGAAGAACACAGGTTGAGCTTGAGAATGAGCACGCTTGTCTTCACTCTTTCCATTATCATCATCGTACTCTCTTACCCAGCACAACCACTTGCGTTGAACCATTCTCCGAAATTCCTAGGAAAATTCGCAGCAACAGCACGAACCCATTCAAATTCCGAGCCACCGCCGCAATTCCACTACGAAAAAAGATACTTCCAACAGCGCCTCGACCACTTCAGCTTCTCGGAGCTACCCACGTTTCCTCAACGCTACCTTATCAGCACCGAACACTGGGTGGGCCCACATCGCCTGGGCCCAATTTTCTTCTACTGCGGCAACGAAGGCGACATCGAATGGTTCGCCCAAAACACAGGCTTCGTCTGGGAAATCGCCCCTCGCTTTGGAGCCATGGTGGTTTTCCCCGAA CATCGATATTACGGCGAGTCTGTGCCTTACGGGAGTGCAGAGGAAGCGTATAAGAATGCCACTACCTTATCGTATCTAACAGCAGAACAAGCACTTGCTGATTTTTCCGTTCTCATCACTTATCTCAAGCATAATTACTCCGCCAAGGATTGCCCCGTTGTCTTGTTTGGAGGATCATATGGTGGAA TGTTGGCTGCATGGATGAGACTCAAGTATCCTCATATTGCTGTTGGGGCACTAGCTTCTTCCGCTCCGATTCTTCAATTTGAAGACATTGTGCCACCTGAAACTTTCTATGACCTTGTTTCCAATGCTTTTAAG CGTGAAAGTTTCACTTGCTTTAACTATATAAAACAGTCATGGAATGAGATAGCATCTACAGGCCAAACAAATAACGGGCTGGAGCTTCTGACCAAAACTTTCAACTTATGTCA GAAATTGAAGAGGACTAAAGATCTGTATGACTGGGCAGAGGCTGCGTATAGTTATTTGGCGATGGTGAACTACCCATATCCTGCTGAATTCATGATGACTTTGCCTGAACACCCCATCAGGGAG GTTTGTAGAAGGATTGATGGGGGTCCTGCTGGGACTAGTATTCTAGAGCGCATATATGAAGGAGTGAATGTCTACTACAATTATACTGGAGAAGCTAAATGTTTTGAACTGGATGATGATCCTCATGGCATGAGCGGTTGGGAATGGCAG GCTTGCACTGAAATGGTTATGCCAATGTCTAGCAGCCAGGAGTCCAGCATGTTTCCCCCATATGAGTATAATTACACTTCTATCCAAGCGGAGTGCTTAAAGAAATTTGGAGTGAAGCCAAGGCCAAGATGGATTACTACAGAATTCGGCGGGCAT GATATCCATGCCACCTTGAAGAAATTTGGAAGCAATATAATTTTCTCAAATGGCCTCTTGGATCCATGGAGTGGTGGCGG CGTTTTGCAGAATATATCTGAAAGTGTGGTTTCACTTGTCACTGAAGAAG GTGCACACCACATAGATTTACGTTCTTCAACAAAAAATGATCCTGATTGGTTGGTAGAGCAGAGGGAGACTGAGATAAAGCTGATAGAAGGTTGGATCAGTGACTACCACCAGAAAAATGAAGCTATGTTTGATATGTAA